A genomic window from Vanessa cardui chromosome Z, ilVanCard2.1, whole genome shotgun sequence includes:
- the LOC124543345 gene encoding microprocessor complex subunit DGCR8-like encodes MSEGQEIGSPPENKLKTENSNDDNGENNNAIENLPTSQEQMDIDDKIENMALPLELDKEDGLKTQKENSKEKSKKSGQTSSGQSADEKNTKRDFLPSDWKVIWHDSGVPIYMHKPTRVCTLSKPYVPEANKGIPMSSIPYVSQRRALEYEEEKISSDRLAQEQKQNIKSTETQKNLNLGSDENKMDVSNLLASSSAAVEKEPSNEDKAMDIVDEDEEGKQDVAACIGYSDSKGFRTCSPSSSGSSHVPLSQDSSAPASQQSESPNTNSEFQYHVRAEINEACMNNIKLEPFNHGRTNHVGRASRPTKPTFHSRRDSNFASTSTSYRPRPRHHGSRAMPSIQPEVTSNEARYLSMFHEYVCSTLQKQPTFVYKQSAKSSMIKATVLIGNDQYGVGYGYSKREAKFNAVRSSMQRLIPEVHRFLLQPVSQRPTSPNIYVGFDYLGITDPMVLDCDEATHETAPHDVLLASMSKMGNKESHVQIQTRRLKYNCIELTMQVNQHSATVLDNNRRSAKQRAAQVILQALHPTVLSYGSLLRLYGIKFVTRSNMTRRQRRRRIRGRSHSESHRYILSRLRDEMIIVRERDEIYARAAAGNWFFQSSPECETD; translated from the exons ATGAGTGAAGGGCAGGAAATAGGTTCTCCGCcagaaaataaactaaaaacagaaaataGTAATGATGATAATGGCGAGAACAACAACGCCATTGAGAACCTTCCAACATCTCAAGAACAAATGGATATTGatgataaaatagaaaatatggcTCTTCCGCTGGAGTTAGATAAAGAAGATGGGTTAAAAACACAAAAGGAGAACTCCAAGGAGAAATCCAAAAAGTCTGGACAAACGTCGTCGGGTCAAAGTGCTGATG aaaaaaatactaaacgCGACTTTCTTCCGTCCGATTGGAAAGTAATTTGGCACGATAGTGGCGTACCGATATACATGCATAAACCCACACGTGTATGTACCCTTTCCAAACCATATGTTCCTGAAGCG AATAAGGGAATTCCAATGAGTTCTATACCTTATGTGTCTCAAAGACGCGCCTTGGAATACGAAGAGGAAAAGATATCAAGTGATCGTCTAGCCCAGGAACAgaagcaaaatataaaatccaCTGAAActcaaaaaaatctaaatttggGATCTGATGAGAATAAAATGGATGTTAGTAATCTGCTTGCATCTTCAAGCGCTGCTGTTGAAAAAGAACCGTCAAATGAAGACAAAGCAATGGACATAGTAGATGAGGATGAAGAAGGGAAACAGGATGTAGCTGCTTGCATAGGTTACTCTGATAGTAAGGGATTTAGAACCTGCAGTCCTAGTAGTAGTGGCAGTAGCCACGTACCGTTGAGTCAGGACAGCTCCGCGCCTGCGTCACAGCAAAGCGAATCTCCTAACACTAATAGTGAATTTCAATACCATGTACGCGCGGAAATAAATGAGGCCTGCATGAATAATATCAAATTGGAGCCTTTTAATCACGGGCGAACTAA TCATGTCGGCCGAGCCAGCCGACCAACGAAGCCGACTTTTCATTCTCGTCGAGATTCTAATTTTGCTTCGACATCCACGAGCTACAGACCACGGCCTCGACATCATG gaTCTCGCGCTATGCCATCTATCCAGCCGGAAGTTACATCTAACGAGGCTCGTTACTTGTCCATGTTTCACGAGTACGTGTGTAGTACATTGCAAAAACAGCCAACTTTCGTGTACAAACAGAGCG CTAAGTCATCAATGATAAAAGCCACCGTGCTGATTGGCAACGATCAGTATGGTGTGGGATACGGCTACAGCAAACGGGAGGCTAAGTTTAACGCCGTACGCTCGTCCATGCAAAGGCTTATACCTGAGGTGCACCGTTTTCTTCTACAGCCAGTGTCACAGCGCCCAACCAGTCCGAATATTTACGTA GGCTTTGATTATCTTGGGATCACAGACCCGATGGTCTTAGATTGTGACGAGGCCACGCACGAGACGGCTCCGCATGATGTGTTGCTCGCTTCTATGAGCAAAATGGGAAATAAGGAGTCCCATGTACAAATTCAG ACCAGGCGTTTAAAATATAACTGCATTGAGCTGACAATGCAAGTGAACCAGCACAGTGCCACTGTGCTCGACAACAACAGGAGATCCGCTAAGCAGCGTGCTGCTCAGGTTATTCTACAg GCGCTACACCCAACAGTATTGTCGTATGGATCCTTACTACGTTTGTACGGAATAAAATTCGTCACAAGAAGCAATATGACAAGGCGCCAAAGGAGGCGCAGGATTCGTGGAAGATCCCACAGCGAGTCCCATCGATACATACTGAGCAGACTCCGGGATGAAATGATTATAGTTCGCGAACGAGACGAGATCTATGCCAGGGCGGCGGCCGGTAACTGGTTCTTTCAGTCCTCACCAGAATGTGAAACTGATTAA
- the LOC124543072 gene encoding proton-transporting V-type ATPase complex assembly regulator TMEM9-like: MFWKLIIVFSIFFVETQLYEDKRCRCVCPTPTSILNSTKSERTLYIAYVPPSKCNCDGVILPKAADEIRDNAQMFCPRCDCRYETRNTTIIMVVVILVVWMVMLLLGYYIFLMLLEMLVSKKSTYSYQIQTASDEIENLLMQSEETED; this comes from the exons atgttttggaaattaataattgtattttctatattttttgtggAG ACTCAATTATATGAAGATAAAAGATGTCGTTGTGTTTGTCCTACTCCAACTTCGATACTGAATAGTACAAAATCGGAGAGAACTCTTTATATTGCCTATGTACCACCTAGCAAATG taACTGTGATGGAGTAATTCTGCCAAAGGCAGCAGATGAAATACGAGATAATGCCCAGATGTTTTGTCCACGATGTGATTGTAGGTATGAGACTAGGAATACAACCATAATTATG GTTGTAGTAATACTCGTTGTGTGGATGGTGATGCTGCTACTAGGgtactacatatttttaatgctgCTTGAAATGCTTGTGTCGAAAAAATCCACTTACTCATATCAAATACAAACTGCATCTGATGAA attgAAAATTTACTGATGCAAAGTGAGGAAACAGAAGACTAA
- the LOC124543071 gene encoding uncharacterized protein CG1161-like, whose translation MSFKLISAVFIITCFTLVSGSYEDKRCKCVCPSPAAVLNNTVGSDRKLYIGNVPPNKCNCDGVILPRVGELIKGREQEFCPRCECKYENRNTTIIKVVVIIVIWVIMLLVAYMGFLICLDPLINKRAKASYQEHTNEDDESTISGSSQQMGTRGNVLNRVTHQQDKWKRQVREQRRNIYDRHTMLN comes from the exons atgtcCTTTAAATTGATATCAgctgtatttataattacatgtttCACCTTGGTATCG GGTTCATATGAAGATAAAAGATGTAAATGTGTTTGTCCAAGTCCTGCCGCTGTCCTGAATAACACAGTGGGCTCAGACCGGAAACTGTATATTGGCAATGTACCACCAAATAAGTG CAACTGTGATGGAGTGATCCTGCCTCGTGTTGGTGAATTGATCAAAGGACGAGAACAAGAATTTTGTCCACGTTGTGAATGCAAATATGAAAACAGGAATACCACAATAATCAAA GTTGTCGTTATCATTGTGATATGGGTCATCATGCTTCTGGTAGCCTACATGGGCTTCCTAATCTGCCTTGATCCACTTATCAACAAAAGAGCTAAGGCTTCCTACCAAGAACACACAAATGAAGAT GACGAAAGTACAATCAGTGGTTCATCACAACAAATGGGGACACGTGGAAATGTACTGAACCGTGTCACTCATCAACAAGATAAGTGGAAGCGTCAAGTCAGGGAACAGCGGCGCAACATTTATGATAGACACACCATGCTCAACTAG